The following are from one region of the Salvia splendens isolate huo1 chromosome 2, SspV2, whole genome shotgun sequence genome:
- the LOC121792153 gene encoding protein virilizer homolog isoform X2 has translation MGRPDPGVLYAHTFVHPHLDEYVDEVIFLEPVIISACEFLEQNASSICPAVKLMGATSPPSFALEVFVQCEGEARFRRLCLPCLYSHSSSTVLEVEAVVTNHLVVRGSYRSLSMVIYGNTAEDLGQFNIGVDLDSSLTDTISTVEGNLEDLPPAFHSTMLTMEELVSPLKILSQAAVKSDLPLKLRKFLLLVFRILDSQNVGLAAADNVISALLSVASTYRITCSSHNNIEQNQLGFDGVKSGGDTNQTLTDAEKELLDLYKMIQNESRDPSTEASGECLFLESEEGFTSKELMDTLQCHFDFCSSTHNVGYKYLSQNKNAILWSIVALLLCSTRESCFHFVSSGGMKQLVYILTHRTHNSTSLTLLLLGVIEQATMHSVGCEALLGWWPREDENIPAGTSDGYNQILNLLLNNQRHDVASLATAVLQRIRFYEIACRSECAVLSVLRGITTDDRVTNYTSDLLVIAKVQLKKLLNLMKLSGPVEDPSPMAAASRSLILGDTGSLAYKATSSLINLSSCRLLNSDIDSHLLAILKERGFLPLAAALLSSPLLRSETGDAMHLFLDIVLNVEAIILSLLFCRSGVDFLLRDQEVSLIVIRALRGIHGVQNGDFISLRYASVLLSRGFFVRPRDVGMIVEMHMRAVIAVDRLCKLAPNTEEFLWVLWDICRLSRSECGRQALLVLVNFPEAFKVLITALHSGKELEPVSPNTGVSPLNLAIFYSTAEILEVVVTDSTATSLTSWIDHAKEMHAALHSSSPGSNKKDAPARLLEWIDAGVVYHKKGAIGLLRYAAVLASGGDVHMASDSVLASDMMDVDDVVGDSSTSSDGNIVDNLLGKRITEKDFPGVILRDTSIAQLTTAIRILAFISENSVAATALYNEGAVMVIHAIMINCKLMLERSSNIYDYLVDEGGEGNSSSDLLLERNREKSMFDLLIPSLVLLINLLQELQESKEQHRNTKLMNVLLQLHREVSPKLAACGAELYSSFPEVVLGFGAVCHLIASALACWPVYSWTPGLFRFVLDSLHATSLLALGPKETCSVLCLLNDLLPDESYWLWKNGMPILSPLRAMAVGTLLGPPKEKQVNWYLRPGNTEKLIAQLSPQLLKLGDIILHCAASISVIVQEVLRVFVIRIACLNIDYASQLVKPIVSWISHRLLEQSVLSDVDAYKVNRLLKFLAILLEHPNAKPLLLKEGGFQMLTEVLERCTGGANFDVKQFPGNINLAKYEFPVLSWCIPVFQCLLLISDGRTSLQYPGVHERSNPYCFTVEECSTLWIYILRFCMVLPVATELVTCLSAFKEMASSAEGRNALLSIVKHAMPSAVEDSENQIKHESNTSCGLIYANELKENPPLLCCWTTLLKSIDSKDVPAAQVASAIYTLASGALGFCIDGESLNRERVSAIKFLFGVREDSLEDFSEENLKQIEELISLLEAEASYKPASENHPIPYQIKEIASLLMLLMQKSSGTEEADAEIARRCTSLLTPPVPSRVHRFADRSMELIEDYGLDEFGTMFSWECPENMRNRMTQTGLSTKRKISSLEGPNRHGRGENSVVEAASQSTFSRGMVPVTTPPAPTRRDTFRQRSASGRPPSVHVDVFMARQRERQNVAGVAVNEVATLAKMTAPDDNLDGDKSSKPQQLKSDLEDDLQGIDIVFDAEEAEPDDKLPFPQPDDNLPQPPSVIEPHSPPHSIVEETESDVNESNQFSHLATPSVSNMDENTLSEYSSRMSASRPEMPLTREPSISSDKKFPEPDVSKGLPIRTPLHATEPPALASTSGGAASIYMKVPSSAARFPPDPRMQPHLYSKPPLQQSGPGLQSFYDQKFPMNQPPLPLMPPPSTFSSLPSQNMLPGVGQSSSFGKSAPDVQTQGPQGFHVQSDYMSEAGNSTSASKQNSKFGRTSHSSPAGSTRPPPPLPPTPPLYSGNPSMGNSTSQSPQYFQPDMQQNSGAPLINLPASHSMLNSYPPPSMQPLLFRPGSMPVNLYVNNLAQQHGDNMANVSHNLTISMPLAQPIPTPTQLQPLQPPQIPRPPPPHLRPSVASSPQSELAVPMLHGSLQIPAHPSQMLQQQQLSPGQVYYQVQQQDTTSQAPQQQQQRVLQQPGETSQQLDSGISLQEFFKSPEAIQSLLSDRDKLCQLLEQHPKLMQMLQERLGPL, from the exons GCCGTGGTTACTAATCATTTGGTTGTTAGAGGCAGCTATCGCAGCCTAAGCATGGTGATATATGGGAATACAGCAGAAGATCTAGGCCAGTTCAACATAGGAGTGGATTTAGATAGCTCTTTGACTGATACTATTAGTACCGTTGAGGGAAACCTAGAAGATTTACCGCCTGCCTTCCACTCCACTATGCTGACAATGGAGGAACTTGTATCTCCCTTGAAAATTTTATCTCAGGCAGCTGTAAAATCAGATCTTCCGCTTAAATTAAGGAAGTTTCTGTTACTAGTATTCAGAATTTTAGATTCTCAGAATGTTGGGTTAGCAGCAGCTGATAATGTTATTAGTGCCTTACTTTCAGTGGCTTCAACCTATAGAATAACTTGCTCCTCTCACAATAATATTGAGCAAAATCAGTTGGGCTTTGATGGAGTTAAAAGTGGTGGGGATACTAATCAGACTCTTACTGACGCAGAAAAGGAACTTTTGGACCTTTATAAAATGATTCAGAATGAATCAAGAGATCCATCTACGGAAGCTTCTGGAGAATGCTTGTTTCTTGAATCTGAGGAAGGCTTTACTTCCAAAGAGTTGATGGATACTCTCCAGTGCCATTTTGACTTCTGTAGCAGCACTCATAATGTGGGATATAAATATCTTTCACAG AATAAGAATGCAATCCTATGGTCCATAGTGGCTCTTTTATTGTGTTCTACTAGAGAGAGCTGCTTTCATTTCGTTAGTTCTGGTGGCATGAAGCAGCTGGTATATATTTTAACACATCGAACCCACAATTCTACCAGTCTTACATTACTGCTGCTAGGAGTTATTGAGCAGGCTACTATGCATTCTGTGGGTTGTGAAGCTTTACTAGGATGGTGGCCTCGGGAGGATGAAAATATACCAGCTGGCACTAGTGATGGCTACAACCAAATACTGAACTTGTTGCTGAATAATCAGAGGCATGATGTTGCATCCCTTGCAACTGCTGTACTTCAGCGCATACGGTTTTATGAAATTGCTTGCAGATCTGAG TGTGCAGTATTATCAGTACTTAGGGGCATTACAACCGATGACCGTGTTACAAACTATACCTCGGACTTGCTTGTCATTGCTAAAGTGCAACTCAAGAAACTCTTG AATTTAATGAAGTTGAGTGGTCCAGTAGAGGATCCTTCTCCCATGGCTGCTGCAAGCAGATCTCTTATCCTTGGTGATACTGGGTCATTAGCATATAAAGCAACAAGTAGCTTGATCAATCTATCTAGTTGTCGCCTTTTGAATTCTGACATTGACTCACATTTACTTGCCATCTTAAAA GAAAGAGGATTCCTTCCTCTGGCAGCTGCATTGTTATCATCTCCTCTCTTGCGATCTGAAACAGGGGATGCAATGCACTTGTTCTTGGACATTGTCTTGAATGTTGAAGCTATAATTCTTTCTCTCCTGTTTTGTCGCTCAG GAGTAGATTTTCTTCTAAGGGACCAGGAGGTCTCCTTAATTGTCATCCGTGCTTTGCGGGGTATCCATGGTGTTCAGAATGGGGACTTTATTTCACTTCGCTATGCATCTGTCTTATTGTCTAGAGGCTTCTTTGTTCGTCCCAGAGATGTTGGCATGATTGTTGAGATGCACATGAGGGCA GTTATTGCTGTGGATAGGTTATGTAAGTTGGCTCCAAACACTGAAGAATTTTTATGGGTGCTGTGGGATATTTGTCGTCTCTCCAG GTCAGAGTGTGGACGCCAGGCTCTGTTGGTCTTGGTGAATTTCCCAGAG GCGTTCAAAGTTCTGATTACTGCTTTGCATTCTGGAAAGGAGCTTGAACCTGTTTCACCGAATACAG GAGTTTCACCTTTGAATCTTGCCATATTTTACTCAACCGCTGAGATTTTGGAAGTCGTTGTTACTGATTCTACTGCAACTTCTTTGACATCTTGGATAGACCATGCAAAAGAAATGCATGCTGCATTACACTCATCCTCCCCAGGTTCCAACAAGAAAGATGCTCCTGCACGACTATTGGAATGGATAGATGCCGGTGTAGTTTACCATAAAAAAGGAGCAATTGGACTCTTACGTTATGCTGCTGTTTTGGCTTCTGGAGGAGATGTTCACATGGCTTCAGACAGTGTTTTAGCATCTGACATGATGGATGTTGATGATGTAGTTGGAGATTCTTCCACTAGTTCCGATGGCAACATTGTTGATAATCTTTTAGGAAAACGGATTACAGAGAAGGATTTTCCAGGTGTTATTCTCCGTGATACCTCTATTGCTCAGCTCACTACAGCAATTCGTATTTTGGCGTTTATTTCAGAAAATTCG GTTGCTGCTACTGCTCTCTATAATGAAGGTGCTGTGATGGTTATCCATGCTATTATGATCAATTGCAAACTCATGCTTGAGAGGTCATCTAATATTTATG ATTATCTTGTTGATGAGGGTGGAGAGGGAAATTCATCTTCTGATTTACTTTTAGAACGTAACCGTGAAAAAAGCATGTTTGATCTGCTTATTCCTTCACTGGTCCTGCTGATCAATCTGTTGCAGGAGTTACAG GAATCAAAGGAGCAACACCGGAACACCAAACTAATGAATGTACTCTTACAGTTGCATCGAGAAGTGAG CCCCAAGTTAGCTGCTTGTGGAGCAGAGTTGTACAGTTCTTTCCCAGAAGTCGTGCTTGGTTTTGGTGCTGTTTGCCATCTTATAGCATCAGCGCTAGCCTGTTGGCCAGTGTACAGTTGGACTCCTGGCCTTTTTCGCTTTGTCCTTGATAGTCTTCATGCAACTTCACTATTGGCACTGGGTCCTAAGGAAACTTGCAGCGTGCTTTGTCTATTA AATGATTTGTTACCAGATGAAAGTTACTGGCTGTGGAAGAATGGAATGCCAATTCTGAGCCCTCTAAGAGCAATGGCTGTTGGGACATTACTTGGTCCACCAAAGGAGAAACAAGTGAATTGGTATCTAAGGCCTGGCAACACTGAAAAGCTAATAGCTCAATTGTCTCCCCAACTTTTGAAACTTGGCGATATTATATTGCACTGTGCTGCTAGT ATATCAGTCATTGTGCAAGAAGTTCTACGTGTCTTTGTTATTCGGATTGCATGTCTCAATATTGATTATGCTTCACAATTGGTGAAACCAATAGTTTCATGGATCTCCCATCGCCTCTTAGAGCAGTCTGTGTTGTCTGATGTGGACGCGTACAAG GTTAACCGCCTACTTAAGTTTCTTGCTATCTTATTGGAGCATCCAAATGCTAAG CCACTATTGCTGAAAGAAGGTGGATTTCAGATGCTAACAGAAGTGCTAGAGAGGTGTACAGGAGGTGCCAATTTTGATGTAAAGCAGTTCCCCGGGAACATAAATCTAGCAAAATATGAATTTCCAGTTCTTAGTTGGTGTATACCAGTTTTTCAATGTTTATTGTTGATTAGCGATGGGCGTACATCCCTGCAGTATCCTGGAGTACATGAAAG GAGTAACCCTTATTGTTTTACTGTTGAAGAATGTTCCACATTATGGATATATATCCTAAGGTTCTGCATG GTCTTGCCCGTTGCAACAGAATTGGTTACTTGTCTGTCCGCCTTCAAAGAGATGGCTTCCTCTGCTGAAGGCCGGAATGCTTTACTTTCTATTGTGAAGCACGCTATGCCCTCTGCTGTAGAGGATTCTGAGAATCAAATCAAACATGAGAGCAATACAAGCTGTGGTTTAATTTATGCAAATGAATTGAAGGAGAATCCTCCATTATTGTGCTGCTGGACCACTCTGTTAAAGTCTATTGATTCCAAAGATGTTCCTGCAGCACAGGTTGCTTCAGCAATTTACACATTAGCCTCAGGTGCTTTAGGCTTTTGCATTGATGGGGAAAG CCTGAATAGAGAAAGGGTTTCTGCAATCAAGTTCCTGTTCGGAGTGAGAGAAGACTCTTTGGAAGATTTTTCTGAAGAAAATCTGAAGCAAATTGAGGAGCTTATCAGTTTGTTGGAAGCAGAGGCGAGCTATAAACCAGCATCTGAGAATCATCCTATACCTTATCAG ATCAAGGAGATTGCAAGCTtattaatgcttttaatgcaAAAATCATCTGGCACGGAGGAAGCTGATGCTGAAATTGCCCGCCGTTGCACTTCATTGCTTACTCCTCCAGTTCCTTCAAGGGTGCATAGATTTGCGGATAGAAGTATGGAGCTGATTGAAGATTATGGCTTGGATGAATTCGGAACAATGTTCTCTTGGGAGTGTCCAGAGAATATGCGTAATAGAATGACACAGACAGGTCTTTCTACAAAAAGAAAGATCTCCTCTCTCGAGGGGCCGAATAGGCATGGAAGAGGGGAGAACTCAGTTGTAGAGGCTGCTTCACAGAGTACATTCTCTAGGGGGATGGTACCCGTCACTACCCCACCTGCCCCTACTCGTCGTGATACCTTTAGACAGC GATCTGCTAGCGGGAGACCACCGTCAGTTCATGTGGACGTCTTTATGGCCAGGCAAAGGGAGCGCCAAAATGTCGCGGGGGTAGCAGTTAATGAAGTAGCAACCCTTGCGAAAATGACAGCCCCAGATGACAACTTAGATGGAGACAAGTCCAGCAAACCTCAGCAGTTGAAATCGGATCTCGAAGATGATCTTCAGGGAATTGATATTGTTTTTGATGCTGAAGAAGCTGAACCCGATGATAAATTGCCCTTTCCACAACCGGATGATAATCTGCCACAACCTCCATCTGTTATTGAACCACATTCTCCTCCTCATTCAATAGTAGAGGAGACCGAGAGTGATGTAAATGAGAGCAACCAGTTCTCTCACTTGGCTACTCCGTCTGTATCAAACATGGATGAAAACACACTGAGTGAGTATTCATCAAGGATGTCTGCATCTCGCCCAGAGATGCCCTTGACTCGAGAACCAAGCATTTCCTCCGATAAGAAGTTCCCTGAGCCAGATGTCTCAAAGGGTTTACCAATCAGAACTCCACTTCATGCAACTGAACCCCCTGCATTAGCAAGTACTTCTGGAGGTGCTGCTTCTATCTACATGAAGGTTCCCTCATCTGCGGCACGATTTCCTCCTGATCCCAGGATGCAACCTCATTTATATTCTAAACCACCTCTACAACAAAGTGGTCCTGGGTTGCAATCTTTCTATGACCAGAAATTTCCTATGAATCAGCCTCCTCTCCCTTTGATGCCACCTCCATCAACATTCTCATCCTTGCCGTCTCAAAATATGCTACCTGGTGTGGGTCAGTCTTCATCTTTTGGAAAGTCTGCACCAGATGTTCAGACTCAGGGTCCTCAAGGCTTCCAT GTTCAGTCAGATTATATGTCTGAGGCTGGAAACTCCACATCTGCCTCAaagcaaaattcaaaattcgGAAGGACATCTCACTCCTCTCCTGCTGGATCTACAAGACCTCCTCCACCACTTCCTCCTACACCACCTCTTTATTCTGGCAATCCTTCAATGGGAAATTCTACTTCTCAATCACCACAATATTTTCAGCCAGACATGCAGCAAAATTCTGGCGCACCTTTGATTAACCTTCCAGCATCACACTCAATGCTAAACTCTTACCCCCCGCCATCGATGCAACCATTACTTTTCAGGCCAGGTTCCATGCCTGTAAATCTTTATGTAAACAATTTAGCCCAACAACATGGAGACAACATGGCGAATGTATCGCATAATCTAACCATCTCTATGCCTTTAGCCCAACCCATACCTACACCTACACAGTTGCAGCCATTACAGCCGCCACAAATCCCCCGTCCTCCACCTCCGCATCTTAGACCATCTGTTGCATCTTCCCCACAGTCTGAGCTGGCGGTACCAATGTTGCATGGTTCCTTACAGATTCCTGCTCATCCATCCCAGATGCTGCAGCAGCAGCAACTTTCCCCGGGTCAAGTGTATTATCAGGTGCAACAACAGGATACTACATCACAGGCaccgcagcagcagcagcagcgagTTTTGCAGCAACCAGGAGAAACATCCCAGCAACTAGATTCTGGGATTTCTCTACAAGAGTTCTTTAAATCCCCTGAAGCCATTCAG TCTCTTCTGAGTGACCGGGATAAGCTTTGTCAGCTCTTGGAGCAGCATCCTAAGTTAATGCAGATGCTTCAG GAGCGATTGGGTCCATTGTAG